In a single window of the Planctomycetia bacterium genome:
- a CDS encoding glutamate dehydrogenase codes for MSSATLSPKNSKNKPPHEQDQCHKAHETKAPSKHFDFNHITDAQFQAAADHMKLEPDIQMLLRTPYRELIVQIPVRMDDGHLELFHGYRVQHNAVRGPYKGGLRFHPEVDLNEVRSLAALMTWKTALVDIPFGGAKGGVTCDPTKMSRTELQKLTRGLTQKIDMCLGVYRDIAAPDVNTNPQVMAWIMDEYGKKHGYTPAIVTGKPVNLGGSLGREAATGRGTTIITREACKAFKIELKNAKVAIQGFGNVGSWTARLLHEMGAKIVAVSDVYGGIHNDRGLDIPKLCEHMKSTGTVGGFPGAKEVSNAELLTLNVDVLIPAALGGAIDHKNADRVSARIVIEAANSPLTPQADEKLRSRGITVVPDILVNAGGVTVSYFEWVQNLQQMRWEESHVNAELEKRMMSAWNNAYRVAVEQKLPMRVAAYVVALERVAEATRQRV; via the coding sequence ATGTCCAGCGCTACCCTGAGCCCGAAGAACAGTAAGAATAAACCGCCGCACGAGCAGGATCAGTGTCACAAGGCCCACGAGACCAAGGCTCCCTCGAAACACTTTGACTTCAATCACATCACGGACGCCCAGTTTCAGGCGGCCGCGGACCACATGAAGCTCGAGCCGGACATTCAGATGCTCCTGCGAACGCCGTATCGCGAATTGATCGTTCAGATTCCCGTGCGCATGGATGACGGCCATCTGGAACTCTTTCACGGCTATCGGGTGCAGCACAACGCGGTGCGCGGTCCTTACAAGGGCGGCCTGAGGTTTCACCCGGAGGTGGACCTGAACGAAGTCCGCTCGCTGGCGGCGCTGATGACCTGGAAGACGGCGCTGGTGGACATTCCGTTCGGCGGGGCCAAGGGCGGCGTGACCTGCGACCCGACGAAGATGTCGCGCACCGAATTGCAGAAGCTCACCCGCGGCCTCACGCAGAAGATCGACATGTGCCTCGGCGTCTATCGGGACATTGCCGCGCCGGACGTCAATACCAATCCGCAGGTCATGGCCTGGATCATGGACGAGTACGGCAAGAAGCACGGCTACACGCCGGCCATCGTGACCGGTAAGCCGGTGAATCTCGGCGGCAGCCTCGGTCGCGAGGCGGCGACGGGTCGCGGCACCACGATCATCACCCGCGAGGCCTGCAAGGCTTTCAAGATCGAGTTGAAGAATGCCAAGGTCGCGATCCAGGGATTCGGCAACGTCGGATCGTGGACGGCTCGCCTGCTTCACGAGATGGGGGCGAAGATCGTCGCCGTCTCGGACGTCTACGGCGGCATTCATAACGATCGCGGACTGGACATTCCCAAGCTCTGCGAGCACATGAAGTCGACCGGCACGGTTGGAGGCTTTCCGGGGGCGAAAGAAGTTTCCAATGCCGAATTGCTGACGCTCAATGTGGATGTCCTGATTCCGGCGGCCCTGGGCGGCGCAATCGATCACAAGAACGCCGATCGGGTTTCCGCCCGGATCGTCATTGAAGCGGCGAATTCGCCGTTGACCCCGCAGGCCGATGAGAAACTGCGAAGCCGCGGCATCACGGTGGTGCCCGACATCTTGGTGAACGCCGGCGGCGTGACGGTCTCTTACTTCGAGTGGGTTCAGAACCTCCAGCAGATGCGCTGGGAAGAGAGCCACGTGAACGCGGAGCTGGAAAAGCGGATGATGAGCGCCTGGAACAACGCGTACCGCGTGGCGGTGGAGCAGAAGCTGCCCATGCGCGTGGCGGCCTACGTCGTGGCCCTGGAGCGGGTCGCCGAAGCGACGCGACAGCGCGTCTAG
- a CDS encoding ABC transporter permease — MNESTFFMIMFAFGSLMGLCTLVYVIKHAFGRGSGEVGGWELRGARQRIAAIMRTTIAEGLRAKVAGGFAVLILISVPLFCITATGDGTIKGRVQMFVSYSMGFAGFLLAILTILFACRSLSVEIASRQIYGIVSKPVPRWQIVVGKWCGVMLVDLVLLLLAAVLTYSGTHLIIANFKSQLRHDLVTHGSLTPDQAATTVSALSDAKGVGKGGMGSPLIALFSERLGKTQEEVGVMLLRLPEGTRVNLRRFDELRRRVLVTRSVISAPVPDFSQDIEEIYKKLKEENRLPSDWTVQRIRRQIEAELTGAFCSISYGEGRVWSLKGPAPQEGTGWVMSLRFKIRAPRQPLATQFEGITLEEDKLLCLWTLGDPQKPKFQPKIDQVPINSYEEIEIPQNGVEKDGTVIVGFENIDPRKIEAIFDLPNDGLQLLYRIGPWELGFTQALLAMLIPLSCLAAFGVCASTFLSFPVGTLIVLTLYIISSSMGFLADSLAVSKEYAPPPEQRTLVYETRRLTVEALGWALSIGDLDPVTKLMEGRAVGWSQLGDAAWKFSLLKGAAVLFIGVLTLRRRELAAVIV; from the coding sequence GTGAACGAATCCACCTTTTTCATGATCATGTTCGCCTTCGGCTCCCTCATGGGGCTGTGCACCTTGGTGTACGTGATCAAGCACGCCTTCGGCCGCGGCTCGGGCGAGGTCGGCGGATGGGAGCTGCGCGGCGCGAGGCAGCGAATTGCCGCGATCATGCGAACGACCATTGCCGAAGGTCTTCGCGCCAAGGTGGCCGGCGGCTTTGCGGTGCTCATCCTCATCAGCGTCCCGCTCTTCTGCATCACCGCGACCGGTGATGGAACCATCAAGGGTCGGGTTCAGATGTTCGTGTCCTACTCCATGGGCTTTGCCGGATTTCTCCTGGCCATCCTGACCATCCTGTTCGCCTGTCGAAGCCTCTCGGTGGAGATCGCCAGCCGGCAGATTTACGGCATCGTTTCCAAACCGGTCCCGCGATGGCAGATCGTCGTCGGCAAGTGGTGCGGGGTTATGCTGGTCGATCTGGTGCTGCTGCTGCTCGCCGCGGTCCTCACTTATTCGGGCACTCACCTGATCATCGCCAACTTCAAATCCCAGTTGCGACACGACCTCGTCACTCACGGCAGCCTCACGCCGGACCAGGCCGCGACCACCGTTTCGGCCCTGTCCGACGCCAAGGGTGTCGGAAAGGGCGGCATGGGGAGTCCGCTGATCGCGCTCTTTTCGGAGCGACTCGGTAAGACACAGGAAGAAGTGGGCGTGATGCTCCTTCGGCTTCCGGAAGGAACGCGTGTGAACCTGCGACGGTTCGATGAGCTGCGGCGCCGCGTCCTCGTCACCCGGTCGGTGATCTCGGCGCCGGTGCCCGACTTCTCGCAGGACATCGAGGAGATTTATAAAAAGCTCAAGGAAGAGAATCGTCTGCCGAGTGATTGGACCGTGCAGCGGATTCGTCGTCAGATTGAGGCGGAACTCACCGGGGCATTCTGTTCGATCTCGTACGGCGAGGGGCGCGTGTGGTCTCTCAAGGGGCCCGCGCCGCAGGAGGGAACGGGCTGGGTCATGAGCCTGCGATTCAAGATTCGCGCGCCACGTCAGCCGCTGGCGACGCAGTTTGAGGGGATCACACTCGAAGAAGATAAACTCCTGTGCCTTTGGACCCTCGGCGATCCGCAAAAGCCCAAGTTTCAACCGAAGATCGACCAGGTCCCGATCAACAGTTATGAAGAGATAGAGATTCCACAGAACGGCGTTGAGAAGGACGGCACGGTCATCGTGGGGTTCGAGAACATCGATCCGCGAAAGATCGAGGCCATCTTCGACCTGCCGAACGACGGGCTTCAGCTTCTCTATCGCATCGGTCCCTGGGAGCTTGGGTTCACCCAGGCCCTTCTTGCGATGTTGATTCCCTTGTCCTGTCTCGCGGCCTTCGGTGTCTGCGCTTCGACATTCCTGAGCTTTCCCGTCGGGACGTTGATCGTCCTCACGCTCTACATCATCAGCAGTTCGATGGGGTTTCTCGCGGACTCGTTGGCCGTGTCGAAGGAATACGCCCCGCCGCCGGAACAGCGCACTTTGGTCTATGAGACGCGCCGCCTGACGGTGGAGGCCCTCGGGTGGGCGCTGTCGATCGGCGATCTCGATCCCGTCACCAAACTGATGGAAGGCCGCGCCGTCGGCTGGTCGCAGCTCGGCGATGCCGCCTGGAAGTTCAGCCTGCTCAAGGGCGCCGCGGTCCTCTTTATCGGTGTTCTCACGCTGCGTCGCCGAGAGCTTGCGGCCGTGATAGTCTAA
- a CDS encoding ABC transporter ATP-binding protein, whose amino-acid sequence MMERVGNLQPVVECIGLVKVFQDFWGRDKVLAVDNLDMQVYPGEIFGLLGPNGSGKSTTIKMILGLLYPTSGVARVFGRPPTDTAVKARIGFMPEESYLYRYLNAYETLDYYGRLFRLDRVERRKRTEQLIDMVGLKRAARRPVGTYSKGMARRIGLAQALVNDPDLLILDEPTTGLDPVGTRQIKDVIEILGQRGKTVILCSHLLADVEDVCDRVAIMYGGKMQASGTVSDLLQRRDITEISAGQLDEATVEKVRQVIEQSGSTVLGVHHPTDRLEALFLRIVSQAQRDKLQTSGAESSRGVSQFLGGTGSQPETIVETLVEAGRRRQEPAATQPSAPAPEVRTEVLKKLEPQQEASKKPTGPVESPIPQREPDKAVLDRLLQAGREGSAPDESSDKN is encoded by the coding sequence ATGATGGAGCGCGTTGGCAACTTGCAGCCGGTCGTCGAGTGCATCGGTCTGGTCAAGGTCTTTCAGGACTTCTGGGGACGCGACAAGGTTCTCGCCGTCGACAACCTGGACATGCAGGTATATCCCGGCGAGATCTTCGGCCTTCTCGGTCCGAACGGTTCGGGAAAATCCACCACCATCAAGATGATCCTCGGCCTGCTCTATCCCACCTCGGGCGTGGCCAGGGTCTTCGGGCGTCCCCCCACCGATACAGCCGTCAAGGCGCGCATCGGTTTCATGCCGGAAGAATCCTATCTCTATCGTTATCTGAACGCCTACGAAACGCTCGATTACTACGGGCGGCTCTTTCGGCTCGATCGTGTCGAACGTCGCAAGCGGACCGAGCAACTGATCGACATGGTCGGGCTGAAGCGCGCCGCACGTCGACCGGTCGGAACTTACTCGAAGGGAATGGCCCGTCGCATCGGCCTCGCCCAGGCGCTGGTCAACGATCCTGACCTTCTGATTCTTGACGAACCGACGACCGGGCTCGACCCCGTCGGCACGCGCCAGATCAAGGACGTGATCGAGATTCTCGGGCAGCGCGGCAAGACGGTCATTCTGTGCAGTCACCTCCTTGCCGACGTCGAAGATGTCTGTGACCGCGTCGCGATCATGTACGGTGGAAAAATGCAGGCGTCCGGGACTGTTAGTGATCTGCTCCAGCGGCGTGACATCACCGAGATCAGCGCGGGTCAGCTTGATGAAGCCACTGTGGAGAAAGTCCGGCAGGTCATCGAGCAGTCCGGCAGCACCGTACTCGGTGTTCATCATCCGACCGATCGGCTTGAGGCCCTCTTCCTGCGCATTGTCAGTCAGGCTCAGCGCGACAAGCTGCAGACCAGTGGCGCGGAATCCAGCCGGGGCGTATCTCAGTTTCTCGGCGGTACGGGCAGTCAGCCGGAAACCATTGTTGAAACTCTTGTGGAGGCCGGACGCCGGCGCCAGGAACCCGCGGCGACGCAACCGTCCGCACCCGCGCCGGAAGTCAGGACCGAAGTCTTGAAAAAGCTCGAGCCCCAGCAGGAAGCGTCGAAGAAACCGACCGGTCCGGTGGAGTCGCCGATCCCGCAGCGCGAGCCTGACAAGGCTGTCCTGGATCGCCTGCTGCAGGCCGGACGCGAAGGCAGCGCACCGGATGAGTCCTCCGATAAGAACTAA
- a CDS encoding protease modulator HflC, whose translation MTKNMPAILVAILLIVIILFMMCAFQVSFTETAVVTRFDEIKTVIEPGDAGLHFKLPWPIDRVHRYDTRLRTFDTEFRQLGTEDQKTVVMTAYATWRIDDGEKFLKTVGREDAAGRKIQDLLENRVSTVLRTHPLSHLVNVDEKEMKFTQIEEEFLSGIKQAAEGNYGIAIVSVGIQRLGIPESVTREVFARMKEDRQKTITELTTDGQAKAQAIRSDANEISQKILARADAYAKKIEGLGQAEAAKYYPVFAKERALSDFLKQKETLQKIFQGGQLTIVLDAAQFAPFSLIRDAAISFKRASESGDANQIGAAVDDTLGEKLGAAPDVTEKRPGN comes from the coding sequence ATGACAAAAAACATGCCTGCGATTCTGGTGGCGATCCTCCTGATCGTCATCATTCTGTTCATGATGTGCGCCTTTCAGGTGAGCTTCACCGAGACCGCTGTCGTGACGCGTTTCGACGAGATCAAGACCGTCATTGAACCGGGCGACGCCGGCCTGCATTTCAAGCTGCCCTGGCCCATCGATCGGGTCCATCGCTACGACACCCGGCTGAGAACCTTTGACACCGAGTTTCGACAACTCGGAACCGAAGATCAGAAGACCGTCGTCATGACGGCCTATGCCACATGGCGCATCGACGACGGAGAAAAGTTCCTTAAGACGGTCGGTCGGGAGGATGCCGCGGGTCGAAAAATTCAGGACTTGCTGGAAAACCGAGTATCTACGGTCCTGAGAACACATCCCCTCAGCCACCTGGTCAACGTGGATGAGAAGGAAATGAAGTTTACCCAGATCGAAGAGGAGTTTCTGTCCGGCATCAAGCAGGCGGCGGAAGGCAACTACGGCATTGCAATCGTGAGCGTCGGCATTCAGCGCCTCGGCATTCCTGAGTCGGTCACGCGAGAGGTCTTTGCCCGGATGAAGGAAGATCGTCAGAAAACGATCACGGAACTCACCACTGATGGTCAGGCGAAGGCCCAGGCGATCCGTTCGGACGCGAATGAGATTTCGCAAAAAATCCTCGCCAGAGCCGACGCCTACGCCAAAAAGATCGAAGGTCTTGGACAGGCCGAGGCCGCAAAGTATTACCCGGTGTTTGCCAAGGAGCGGGCCCTGAGTGATTTTCTCAAACAGAAGGAAACCCTCCAGAAAATCTTCCAGGGCGGTCAGTTGACCATCGTCCTCGATGCGGCCCAGTTCGCTCCCTTTTCTTTGATTCGTGACGCGGCGATCTCTTTCAAAAGGGCGTCCGAGTCCGGCGACGCAAATCAGATTGGCGCCGCCGTCGATGACACTCTTGGAGAAAAGCTCGGCGCGGCGCCCGATGTTACCGAGAAAAGGCCGGGAAACTGA
- a CDS encoding ABC transporter permease, which produces MTQIIAITRNTLLQTIRQPVYGIIVFVTLAGIALTPSLTAWTLDDDNKLLRDIGLSTLLIQGLFLAAFGASSVLHTEIEDRTVLTVASKPVGRGTFLLGKYFGVLGALALGHYLAGLAFYMTMRHGVLQTAAETSDPTVLLFGPGIMLLMVLAAGTLNYLWEWRFLPTLVKLSVPALTIGTVILLFINREWKIEAYESVQPIERLPAECQDPASFQGIISFRPDEGQSHLTGHRGMLVHNDWKGPISIEDQNILRELHDTPKWRQDVDLLVDKTRKRQGPEIFKSAVLLFVAVALLGAIALAASTRLGVMGTFVTSLLALVVGLSADQVLRPLAIAEDARIWAVIAYRILPNFQAFWMVDALSENLVIPWDYIASAAGYGVLYIAALLLLGMGLFETREVG; this is translated from the coding sequence ATGACACAAATAATAGCGATTACCCGAAACACCCTCCTTCAGACTATTCGCCAGCCGGTCTACGGAATCATTGTATTCGTGACCCTCGCGGGAATCGCCCTGACCCCCTCGCTCACCGCCTGGACCCTCGACGACGACAATAAGCTTCTCCGCGATATAGGATTGTCTACGCTTCTGATCCAGGGGTTGTTCCTGGCCGCTTTTGGCGCCTCCAGCGTACTTCATACGGAAATCGAGGACCGCACGGTATTGACCGTCGCCTCAAAGCCCGTCGGAAGGGGCACTTTCCTGCTCGGAAAGTACTTCGGTGTCCTCGGCGCTCTCGCCCTGGGACACTACCTCGCCGGGCTTGCCTTTTACATGACCATGCGGCACGGCGTCCTTCAGACGGCGGCCGAGACCAGCGATCCGACGGTCCTGCTCTTCGGGCCGGGCATCATGCTGCTGATGGTCCTCGCCGCCGGCACCCTTAATTACCTTTGGGAGTGGCGGTTTCTTCCCACACTCGTCAAGCTTTCCGTCCCGGCGCTGACCATCGGAACCGTCATCCTGCTGTTCATCAACCGGGAATGGAAGATCGAAGCCTACGAATCGGTGCAGCCCATCGAGCGCCTGCCCGCGGAATGTCAGGACCCCGCCTCCTTTCAGGGCATCATCTCCTTCCGGCCGGACGAAGGACAGTCACACCTCACCGGTCACCGCGGCATGCTCGTCCATAACGACTGGAAAGGCCCGATCAGCATCGAGGATCAGAACATCCTGAGAGAACTGCACGACACGCCGAAGTGGCGTCAGGATGTGGACCTTCTCGTCGACAAGACACGCAAGCGTCAGGGGCCGGAGATTTTCAAATCGGCCGTGCTCCTCTTCGTCGCGGTCGCCCTGCTCGGCGCGATCGCCCTTGCCGCGTCAACGCGACTGGGCGTGATGGGCACATTCGTGACATCGCTGCTTGCGCTGGTGGTGGGGCTGTCGGCGGATCAGGTGCTGCGCCCTTTGGCGATAGCGGAAGACGCGAGAATCTGGGCCGTCATTGCCTATCGCATATTGCCGAATTTTCAGGCGTTCTGGATGGTCGACGCCCTCAGCGAAAACCTCGTCATTCCGTGGGACTACATCGCTTCGGCCGCGGGCTACGGAGTTCTCTACATCGCCGCCCTGCTGCTGCTCGGAATGGGGCTCTTCGAGACGCGCGAAGTCGGATAA